In the genome of Bacteroides mediterraneensis, the window AGCAATTGGTTGAGAAAGTTGTGCAAGAGGGAGACCCCGTGGTGTTGGATGCGGAAAGTGTGACTACTGTAGTGTATGAACTGAAATAGGAACCAATAAATTGAAGATGAAGAATAAGGTATTTTGGATGGTGTTATTAGGGCTGTTTTCTTGTATGTCGATGCATGCCCAAGTCTCTTTCGGAGAGGCAAAAAAATTTAACGATGGCTGGTTGTTCAGCCTTTCGGATGATAGCCTGAGTGCATCTGTTTCGTATGATGACAGTAAATGGCGGAAGCTGGACTTGCCACACGATTGGTCTATCGAGGGACAGTTGTCGCCTTCACTGGCAAGCTGTACGGGCTATCTGCCGGGAGGAATAGGTTGGTACCGGAAACATTTTCAGCTGACTGATGAGGCCGCACGTCATTATATCTATTTTGAAGGTGTGTATAACCGGAGTGAGGTGTATTTGAACGGACATCTCCTGGGAAAGCGCCCCAACGGATACATTTCTTTTATGTACGATATGACTCCGTATTTGAAAGAAGGCGACAATGTGCTGGCCGTGCGTGTAGACCATAGCCGGTATGCAGATTCCCGCTGGTACACGGGCTCGGGTATTTACCGGGATGTGTGGATGGTAGCGGCACCGGAGATTCATTTGGCACAATGGGGATTAGGTTGGCATGCAACTTCGATTACCGACAAGCAGGCTGTCGTTTCAGTAGAACTGGAAGTAGAAAAGCATGTAAAGGCTGAGGGCCGACTGGAAGTGAAGGCTGCCTTGTATGATGCGGATGGGAAGCTTGTGGCAGAAAACCGGAAAGATGTGGCTGGAAAGGAGAAAGGACTTTCCAAGCAAACGCTTTCGTTGAAGGTGAAGAAGCCGCACCGCTGGAACCTGGATGATCCTTATCTTTATACATTGAAGGCTGAGCTGTATTGCGATGGAAAGCGGATAGATGGCGCCTCTAGTTCTGTAGGCTTGCGTACACTTCAGTTTGATGCCAACAAGGGATTCGCATTGAACGGACAGTGGATGAAGGTGAAAGGGGTGTGTCTGCATCATGATGCCGGAGTGCTGGGTGCAGTCGTACCGCCGGAGGTTTGGGAAAGACGTTTGAAGAACTTGAAAGCAATCGGGGCGAATGCCATTCGTATGAGCCACAATCCGCAGGCTCCGGTGCTGTATGATTTATGTGACCGCATGGGATTTCTGGTCATGGATGAGGCTTCTGATGAATGGGAATTTCCGAAGCGAAAATGGATAAAAGGATGGAATGTGGGAGAACCCAGTTATGACGGTTCTTTCGACTTCTTTGAAGAATGGATTGAGCGGGATGTGACGGATATGGTACGTCGCGACCGGAATCATCCGTCTGTCTTTTTGTGGAGTATCGGAAATGAGGTGGATTATCCCAATGACCCTTATTCTCATCCGATATTGGATGGAGCAAAGATTAACCAGCCGATGTTCGGTGGCTATAAACCCGACGCGCCCGACGCCATGCGGATTGGGGTGATTGCCCAGAAACTGGCGGCTTGTGTGCGGGCCGTAGACACTTCACGTCCGGTTACGGGG includes:
- a CDS encoding sugar-binding domain-containing protein; translation: MKNKVFWMVLLGLFSCMSMHAQVSFGEAKKFNDGWLFSLSDDSLSASVSYDDSKWRKLDLPHDWSIEGQLSPSLASCTGYLPGGIGWYRKHFQLTDEAARHYIYFEGVYNRSEVYLNGHLLGKRPNGYISFMYDMTPYLKEGDNVLAVRVDHSRYADSRWYTGSGIYRDVWMVAAPEIHLAQWGLGWHATSITDKQAVVSVELEVEKHVKAEGRLEVKAALYDADGKLVAENRKDVAGKEKGLSKQTLSLKVKKPHRWNLDDPYLYTLKAELYCDGKRIDGASSSVGLRTLQFDANKGFALNGQWMKVKGVCLHHDAGVLGAVVPPEVWERRLKNLKAIGANAIRMSHNPQAPVLYDLCDRMGFLVMDEASDEWEFPKRKWIKGWNVGEPSYDGSFDFFEEWIERDVTDMVRRDRNHPSVFLWSIGNEVDYPNDPYSHPILDGAKINQPMFGGYKPDAPDAMRIGVIAQKLAACVRAVDTSRPVTGALAGVIMSNQTAYPEAVDVVGYNYTEDRYAEDHKTYPKRIIYGSETGVGIEAWHAVRDNDFIFGQFLWTGTDYLGEAGRWPSRGLYTGLLDFGSFAKPRGYFRASLWSDKPMTYIGTYPVKPGHGWLSMDAWDSWNYAPGQLIRVVCYTNAPQARLLLDGKEVGPMKPYDDKSGIIYWDIPYQDGELRAEGCDESGKVLSTYTIKTSGRPYALRATVDKDVLSPEKATAHVTIEVVDEQGTVVKLGDNEVTCEIEGPARLLGLEGSDNSDMSDYTDNRHRAYHGRLLAYIQTTGQKGEIQVKLTSPLLKGTEVVLKAE